Proteins encoded together in one Carya illinoinensis cultivar Pawnee chromosome 3, C.illinoinensisPawnee_v1, whole genome shotgun sequence window:
- the LOC122305751 gene encoding uncharacterized protein LOC122305751 — protein MIPSTLSFQHYIFCTFTDGNYTPISRSLMIKAMAAHEKQKKGFIMSIYKSATGNQSTPMPDPAMVDKKSIQRSWLLRKLKASKGVEQGGQRVMEGGGMLRGEVRVEARKSVSHIETNLASVAAFLQVKVLVTDMPEFMQVHAFKCARRTYDSLEKFSSKHVAFNMKKEFDKVYGPAWHCIVGSSFGSFVTHSTGCFLYFSLEKLYILLFKTKIQKAANYLD, from the exons ATGATTCCAAGCACTCTCTCCTTCCAACATTATATATTTTGCACCTTCACTGATGGAAACTATACACCAATTTCTAGGAGCCTCATGATAAAAGCAATGGCTGCCCATGAGAAGCAAAAGAAAGGATTCATCATGTCCATTTATAAGTCTGCCACCGGAAACCAGTCGACACCGATGCCCGATCCGGCCATGGTGGATAAAAAGTCTATTCAGCGTAGTTGGTTATTAAGGAAATTGAAAGCAAGCAAGGGAGTTGAGCAAGGTGGCCAGAGGGTGATGGAAGGAGGAGGAATGCTTAGGGGAGAAGTACGGGTTGAGGCAAGGAAATCCGTTTCCCATATTGAAACGAATTTGGCATCAGTTGCAGCATTTCTTCAAGTGAAGGTTTTGGTCACTGACATGCCTGAATTCATGCAAGTGCATGCCTTCAAGTGTGCCAGGCGTACTTATGATAGCTTGGAGAAGTTCAGCTCTAAGCACGTGGCCTTTAACATGAAAAAG GAGTTCGATAAAGTTTATGGTCCGGCCTGGCATTGCATCGTGGGCTCAAGTTTCGGCTCCTTCGTGACCCACTCCACTGGCTGCTTCCTTTATTTTTCCCTTGAAAAActttacattttattatttaaaacgaAGATCCAGAAAGCAGCCAATTATTTGGATTGA
- the LOC122305117 gene encoding metallothiol transferase FosB-like — protein sequence MAGNPLRLKSLNHISLACRSLEKSCDFYQNVLGFFPIRRPGSFDFDGAWLFNHGVGIHLIQSEDPDNMPRVSHINPKDNHISFQCESMAAVEKMLKEMKIEYIKSRVEEGGIYVDQLFFHDPDGSMIEICNCDNLPVIPLADQHDMTRLVRSCSLLNCIKSCPEATAVASSSTTAQAVLLQMTVLQQQQLT from the exons ATGGCCGGAAATCCCCTGCGCCTGAAGTCCTTGAATCACATCTCCCTTGCATGCAGATCATTGGAGAAATCTTGTGATTTCTACCAGAATGTTCTCGGTTTCTTTCCTATAAGAAGGCCAGGCTCCTTTGACTTCGATGGTGCATG GCTATTCAATCATGGTGTTGGCATACACCTCATCCAATCTGAAGACCCTGATAACATGCCCAGGGTTAGCCATATCAATCCCAAGGACAACCACATTTCTTTCcaa tgtgAGAGCATGGCAGCGGTAGAGAAAATGTTGAAGGAGATGAAGATAGAGTACATAAAGAGTAGGGTAGAGGAGGGTGGCATTTACGTGGATCAGCTTTTCTTCCACGACCCCGATGGCTCCATGATTGAAATTTGCAACTGTGACAATCTACCAGTCATTCCTCTTGCTGATCAGCATGACATGACCCGCCTCGTCCGATCATGCTCACTTCTCAATTGCATTAAATCATGTCCAGAAGCAACAGCAGTTGCAAGTTCAAGCACAACTGCACAAGCGGTACTGCTGCAAATGACAGTACTACAGCAACAGCAATTGACATGA
- the LOC122305116 gene encoding zinc finger CCCH domain-containing protein 32-like, with amino-acid sequence MDEELLKRNTDCVYFLASPLTCKKGIDCEYRHSEIARLNPRDCWYWLSGNCLNSTCAFRHPPLDGHAGVPSESAEYSTPANKTSVPCYFYFNGFCNKGDRCSFMHGSDGNAPAEKSIKPSSVGTDAPLLENKTSAGCETGSAPAETCLNSSESAAKVITNFNCLPKEELQHLVPKNAFQQSASPQIAVCEYDEAAMIRLESLLPMEGFTHGRSPLRTDQSSEEQVEGYIEPEERWESSPGFDVLVGDRSDNVYEDDPEFLLDMDREHRELNSHSSVYDYENTVEYDPVYPAAEILYERDVYNSFDHLDDEHLFSNVNRVLGHSRDAMLDSILSRKRKLVPMELAVGECNGMDLRNHLRRRRMINDHRSTGSSRRPLSSHLIGLSHERPRRHGMAPRLHGRLASVVGKNGNESIGENRAFLNGAKPRGLMRHSQQDRSMKHFRKERLAKRQFSGEVSRKSSTRERWAQDSSTFTGPKTLAQIKDEKKYAEGNEDCIWKVGHARTTSADFQGPKPLSEILKNKRKLDSVTECDTSGS; translated from the exons ATGGACGAAGAACTGCTAAAAAGGAACACCGACTGCGTGTACTTCCTGGCCTCACCTCTCACCTGTAAGAAG GGGATTGATTGTGAGTACCGCCATAGCGAGATTGCGAGGCTCAACCCAAGAGATTGCTGGTATTGGTTGTCTGGGAACTGTCTTAACTCTACCTGTGCTTTTAGACACCCT CCATTGGATGGGCATGCTGGAGTGCCATCTGAGTCTGCAGAGTATTCCACACCTGCGAACAAGACCAGTGTTCCATGTTACTTTTACTTCAATGGGTTCTGTAATAAAGGTGACAGATGCTCTTTTATGCATGGTTCTGACGGCAATGCACCTGCTGAGAAATCTATAAAGCCTTCCTCTGTGGGCACTGATGCACCTTTGTTGGAAAACAAGACATCTGCTGGATGTGAGACAGGTTCAGCACCAGCAGAAACTTGTTTGAATTCATCTGAAAGCGCTGCTAAAGTAATCACCAATTTTAATTGTCTGCCCAAGGAAGAACTTCAGCACCTAGTACCTAAGAATGCTTTCCAGCAAAGTGCCTCTCCTCAAATTGCTGTTTGTGAGTATGATGAAGCTGCTATGATTAGGTTGGAGTCCTTGCTTCCCATGGAAGGTTTTACCCATGGCAGATCTCCTCTTCGCACAGATCAGAGTTCAGAGGAACAAGTGGAAGGCTATATTGAGCCAGAGGAGCGATGGGAATCATCCCCTGGCTTTGACGTTCTTGTGGGTGATAGATCAGATAATGTGTATGAGGACGATCCAGAGTTCTTGCTAGACATGGACAGGGAACACAGAGAGCTGAATAGCCATTCCTCGGTATATGATTATGAAAATACAGTGGAGTATGATCCCGTGTACCCTGCTGCAGAAATTCTATATGAACGTGATGTATACAATAGTTTTGATCATCTGGATGATGAACATCTTTTCTCTAATGTCAATAGAGTTCTTGGTCATTCAAGAGACGCAATGTTGGATTCTATATTGTCCCGGAAAAGGAAACTCGTGCCAATGGAACTTGCAGTTGGTGAATGTAATGGCATGGATCTTCGAAACCATCTGAGAAGACGCAGGATGATTAATGATCATCGAAGTACGGGCTCATCAAGAAGAcctctctcatctcatcttattggTCTCAGCCATGAAAGGCCTCGAAGGCATGGAATGGCTCCAAGGCTTCATGGAAGATTGGCATCGGTGGTGGGAAAGAATGGTAATGAATCAATAGGTGAGAATAGAGCTTTTTTAAATGGTGCCAAACCACGTGGCTTGATGAGGCACTCACAGCAAGATAGGTCAATGAAGCATTTCAGGAAAGAAAGGCTTGCCAAACGGCAGTTCTCGGGTGAAGTTTCAAGGAAATCAAGTACAAGAGAGAGATGGGCTCAGGATTCTTCAACTTTTACGGGACCCAAGACCCTTGCCCAGATTAAAGACGAGAAAAAATATGCTGAAGGAAATGAGGATTGCATTTGGAAAGTTGGGCATGCAAGAACTACATCGGCGGACTTCCAGGGTCCCAAACCCTTGAGTGAAATCCTCAAGAACAAAAGGAAGCTGGATTCTGTCACTGAATGTGATACTAGTGGCAGCTAG